One genomic window of Ruminococcus gauvreauii includes the following:
- a CDS encoding recombinase family protein — translation MMSLLRCAVYIRVSSDEQAKYGDSLRDQKERGIEYIKTRKDAVLQGIYIDDGVSGQKLDRGDFSNLMSAVKNQEIDLIVFTKLDRWFRNLRHYLNTQALLEEHGVAWTAIDQPYFDTSTPHGRAFVAQSMMWAELEAQNDGIRIRDVFRNKVKYGEVITGKVPRGYRIQDKHLVLSDEAPAIRDCIMYYLKTNSLTATLRYMREEYQMVMTLQNLKSSILKNEKYTGKYRGNEHYCPRLITDEDFSRVQNSLSRNIRSHQKYDYLFSGLLTCAECGSRLNACQIHVTVKRNSGKIYRYSYPAYQCRQHSASGNCSMKGKIRETQIERFLLDTLIKDLEPYKADIKITGTHTVDNRPRKSVLKNKLRRLKELYLNEAISVEEYKSDRLKLEQELCTLPDIERPSASETEFMKVAEYDFKTLYDLLENPEKRRFWRSFISDIRISKSSPRMCSMDVSFL, via the coding sequence ATGATGAGTCTTCTGCGCTGTGCCGTCTACATTCGGGTATCAAGTGATGAACAGGCAAAATACGGAGATTCGCTGCGCGATCAGAAGGAGCGGGGCATAGAATACATAAAAACCAGAAAAGACGCTGTCCTTCAGGGAATCTATATCGATGACGGCGTTTCCGGTCAGAAACTGGACCGCGGTGATTTTTCCAATCTGATGAGTGCCGTCAAAAACCAGGAGATCGATCTGATCGTCTTCACCAAGCTGGACCGATGGTTCCGTAATCTCAGACATTATCTGAACACTCAGGCACTGCTTGAAGAACACGGTGTCGCATGGACGGCTATCGATCAGCCGTATTTTGACACTTCCACTCCCCACGGCCGTGCCTTCGTGGCACAATCCATGATGTGGGCAGAACTGGAAGCGCAAAACGACGGCATCCGTATCCGTGATGTATTCCGTAATAAGGTTAAGTACGGAGAAGTCATTACCGGCAAAGTTCCGCGGGGATATCGGATTCAGGATAAACATCTCGTGCTGTCAGATGAGGCACCGGCAATCCGCGACTGTATCATGTATTACCTCAAAACAAATTCACTGACTGCAACACTGCGGTATATGCGTGAAGAATATCAGATGGTCATGACGCTGCAAAACCTGAAAAGCAGCATCCTCAAAAATGAAAAATATACCGGAAAGTATCGCGGCAATGAACATTACTGCCCCCGTCTGATCACAGATGAAGATTTTTCCAGGGTACAAAACTCTCTGTCACGGAATATCCGGTCGCACCAGAAATATGACTATCTGTTTTCCGGCCTCCTCACCTGCGCGGAATGTGGGTCGAGACTGAATGCCTGTCAGATTCACGTCACCGTAAAAAGAAACAGCGGAAAAATTTACCGGTACTCATATCCGGCTTATCAGTGCAGGCAGCACTCTGCTTCCGGAAATTGTTCTATGAAAGGAAAAATCCGTGAAACACAGATCGAAAGATTTCTTCTTGATACCCTGATAAAAGACCTGGAACCGTATAAAGCCGACATAAAAATAACCGGAACCCATACGGTTGACAACCGGCCCCGGAAATCAGTGTTAAAAAATAAACTACGGCGTCTGAAGGAACTATATCTGAATGAGGCTATCTCTGTCGAAGAATATAAATCAGACCGTTTAAAACTGGAGCAGGAACTCTGCACCCTGCCGGATATCGAAAGGCCATCCGCAAGTGAAACAGAATTTATGAAGGTTGCGGAATATGATTTTAAAACATTGTATGATCTGCTGGAAAACCCTGAGAAACGCAGATTCTGGCGGAGCTTTATATCAGATATCCGAATCTCAAAAAGCTCCCCCAGAATGTGTTCCATGGATGTTTCCTTTTTATAA
- a CDS encoding FeoA family protein has translation MEKDLRLSQLKPGEKAVVTRLMTSGNMRRRLQDIGLIDGTAVECVGKSPMGDPTAFLIRRAVIALRDEDSRQVRVRMVVQ, from the coding sequence GTGGAGAAGGATTTACGGTTGTCACAGCTCAAGCCAGGGGAGAAAGCTGTTGTGACCAGGCTTATGACTTCCGGCAATATGCGAAGGCGGCTGCAGGATATCGGTTTGATTGACGGAACAGCAGTTGAGTGTGTGGGTAAGAGTCCTATGGGAGATCCAACAGCTTTTTTAATACGCAGGGCGGTGATTGCTTTGCGGGATGAAGATTCAAGGCAGGTGAGAGTCAGGATGGTGGTTCAATGA
- a CDS encoding glycine cleavage T C-terminal barrel domain-containing protein, with the protein MYGQEFEFFDLLDIFKNRQEVEGGTGECVAVYDYTDFNMRWIEPPIPIYYVSTLDENGNSNVAPISLGTCCWGEHPWGRHYYTLGVQHSRNTNRNLKLNKECVISYANARQLRESTIACCPLPYGISEMDVANFTPLPSKKVKPAGIKECISNMEARVIDQVEVSNTTIFVVEIVGMSVDKEALDRDRHSKYQLGIGGTDLVFEMSLTGSPARMNYGLIDQNKILPCPSTIGDEKEWKGTFESWMASELHRGRITKKEYKKLLLLNKNWIRNADPVGNGEVKKELTELLKEMIWRPIKDNDYVRKNDVQARKEHNYVRNSVGYYDFTHELMEVTGKDAAKFLDRMLVGGVSKIKTTQAKYMTMLNKDGVIIDDVIVFRPEEDKYWVSTLKIDKMFLWFDYNKQDEDVSYREITSDKTMYSVQGPNSRKVLNAMLEKDITDQKFYTICDNAIDGHPVKIARCGYTGELGYEIYCDPDNELLVETKLEECGKEYNIQRITTDVTITSLPKEKGYVLMSDLERLNPLEAGFDWTIDWSKDFIGKDVLEKIKAEGGPGRTMMGFMIDDPRAALQFEGKVLKDGKKIGRITSYTYGYTVEKVIGYCLIDVDAAKPGDTVNIYGYEATLTDRVFYDPENARIRG; encoded by the coding sequence ATGTACGGACAGGAGTTTGAATTTTTTGATCTTTTAGACATTTTTAAAAACAGACAGGAGGTTGAGGGAGGAACCGGCGAGTGTGTAGCTGTTTATGATTACACCGATTTCAATATGCGTTGGATTGAGCCGCCGATCCCCATCTACTATGTATCCACACTCGATGAGAACGGAAACTCTAATGTGGCTCCGATTTCTCTCGGAACCTGCTGCTGGGGAGAGCATCCATGGGGAAGGCATTACTACACCCTGGGTGTACAGCATAGCCGTAACACCAACCGTAACCTGAAGCTGAATAAGGAATGTGTAATCAGCTATGCAAACGCAAGACAGTTAAGGGAAAGCACCATTGCCTGCTGCCCGCTTCCTTATGGTATCAGTGAAATGGATGTTGCTAACTTTACTCCGCTTCCCTCAAAGAAGGTTAAACCGGCCGGCATCAAAGAGTGTATCTCTAATATGGAAGCACGCGTTATCGATCAAGTGGAAGTTTCCAATACAACAATCTTCGTTGTTGAAATCGTTGGTATGAGCGTTGACAAGGAAGCCCTTGATCGCGACAGACATAGCAAATACCAGCTGGGTATTGGTGGAACAGACCTCGTATTTGAGATGTCTCTGACCGGAAGCCCGGCACGTATGAACTACGGTCTGATTGATCAGAACAAAATTTTGCCTTGCCCAAGCACGATCGGTGATGAGAAAGAGTGGAAGGGAACCTTTGAATCCTGGATGGCTTCTGAGCTTCACAGAGGCCGTATTACAAAGAAAGAGTACAAGAAACTCCTGCTCCTCAACAAGAATTGGATTCGCAATGCTGATCCTGTTGGGAACGGAGAAGTTAAGAAAGAATTGACAGAGCTGCTGAAAGAGATGATCTGGCGTCCAATCAAGGATAATGATTATGTACGTAAAAATGATGTTCAGGCCAGAAAAGAACATAACTATGTGCGTAACTCTGTTGGTTACTATGACTTCACACATGAGCTTATGGAAGTTACCGGAAAAGATGCAGCTAAATTCCTTGACCGCATGCTGGTTGGTGGTGTCAGCAAAATCAAGACCACACAGGCGAAGTACATGACGATGCTGAACAAGGACGGTGTCATCATCGACGATGTGATCGTATTCCGTCCCGAGGAAGACAAGTACTGGGTATCTACACTGAAGATTGACAAGATGTTCCTGTGGTTTGACTATAACAAACAGGATGAGGATGTATCCTACAGAGAAATCACCAGTGACAAAACAATGTACTCCGTACAGGGACCGAACTCTCGTAAAGTGCTCAATGCGATGCTTGAGAAGGATATTACGGACCAGAAGTTCTATACGATCTGTGATAATGCAATTGATGGCCATCCAGTTAAGATTGCTCGTTGTGGTTATACCGGTGAGCTTGGATACGAGATCTACTGTGATCCGGATAATGAGCTGCTGGTAGAGACCAAGCTCGAAGAGTGCGGAAAAGAGTACAATATTCAGCGCATCACTACAGATGTCACCATAACCAGCCTTCCTAAGGAAAAGGGCTATGTTCTGATGAGCGATTTGGAGAGACTGAATCCGCTTGAGGCAGGATTTGACTGGACGATCGACTGGAGCAAGGACTTCATCGGCAAGGATGTGCTTGAGAAAATCAAGGCAGAAGGTGGTCCTGGAAGAACTATGATGGGCTTCATGATTGATGATCCGAGAGCAGCTCTCCAGTTTGAAGGTAAGGTATTAAAAGATGGAAAGAAAATCGGCCGCATTACCAGCTATACCTACGGATACACGGTAGAGAAGGTTATTGGCTACTGCCTGATTGATGTTGACGCTGCAAAACCAGGTGATACTGTCAACATCTATGGTTATGAGGCAACTCTGACTGATCGCGTATTCTATGATCCTGAGAATGCAAGAATCAGAGGGTAA
- a CDS encoding DUF368 domain-containing protein: MKKDGISTAAKGLIVGGTMLVPGVSGGSMAMILGIYDRLVSSVSSFTKQKKESFFFLTVFTFAALAGMILFASPLLALIEAYTKPMMFFFLGTVAGGIPMMYQKARVQAFSWKLPVYVIGGILAVMLVSLFPAEAFSSGAGGTGVLVLASAGFVAAIALILPGISISYLLLMLGIYQDTMKAISTFDLGFLTPMGIGLLLGIVLTTKVLEGAMQRYPQPTYLIIMGFIIGSAADVFPGLPVGWEWVLCSLSLMMGFGLIRLLTENEMIKTEKFKKSSEMY, encoded by the coding sequence ATGAAAAAAGATGGAATAAGTACCGCCGCAAAGGGTTTGATTGTTGGAGGTACCATGCTGGTACCCGGTGTCAGCGGAGGATCTATGGCAATGATCCTGGGTATTTACGACAGGCTTGTCTCATCAGTAAGTTCATTCACAAAGCAGAAAAAAGAAAGCTTTTTCTTTTTAACTGTTTTTACTTTTGCAGCTTTGGCCGGTATGATCCTTTTTGCGAGCCCGCTGCTTGCCCTGATAGAAGCGTATACGAAACCCATGATGTTTTTCTTTCTGGGAACAGTGGCAGGAGGAATACCCATGATGTATCAAAAGGCCCGGGTACAGGCATTTTCCTGGAAACTTCCCGTTTATGTTATCGGGGGAATCTTAGCGGTCATGCTTGTTTCACTTTTTCCTGCGGAAGCGTTTAGCAGCGGCGCAGGAGGCACGGGAGTTCTGGTCCTTGCTTCGGCGGGTTTTGTTGCTGCCATAGCGCTGATTCTGCCCGGAATCAGTATTTCCTATCTTCTGCTCATGCTGGGAATTTACCAGGATACAATGAAGGCGATCAGTACATTTGACCTTGGATTCCTTACACCGATGGGGATTGGACTGCTGCTTGGAATTGTCTTAACAACAAAGGTACTGGAAGGAGCCATGCAGCGGTATCCACAGCCAACATATCTGATTATCATGGGATTTATAATCGGATCAGCGGCAGATGTATTTCCAGGACTTCCGGTCGGATGGGAATGGGTGCTGTGCAGTTTATCACTGATGATGGGGTTTGGGCTGATTCGGCTTCTCACGGAAAATGAAATGATAAAGACTGAAAAATTTAAAAAATCAAGTGAAATGTATTGA
- a CDS encoding pyridoxamine 5'-phosphate oxidase family protein — MRRRDREITDVEEMRQVLETCKVIHVGLHDGDDIYILPMNYGYTLEDGKLIFYMHGGVRGKKLDLIRRCSNAAFELDCDHELIQGRVACQYGYGYASIMGKGKIELVEDVKEKIDAMTVLMQCQTGKPFEFNERLVSIVSVIKLTVSEYTGKRRPVKRPGETEECQNGHM, encoded by the coding sequence ATGCGACGGAGAGATCGGGAAATTACGGATGTTGAAGAGATGCGCCAGGTATTGGAGACGTGTAAGGTTATCCATGTCGGTCTGCACGACGGTGATGATATTTACATATTGCCGATGAATTATGGCTATACGCTGGAAGATGGGAAACTGATATTTTATATGCATGGCGGTGTGCGCGGGAAGAAGCTGGATCTGATCAGACGCTGTTCGAATGCGGCGTTTGAGCTGGACTGTGACCATGAACTGATACAGGGAAGGGTGGCGTGCCAGTATGGATATGGCTATGCCAGCATCATGGGCAAGGGAAAAATAGAACTGGTAGAAGATGTGAAGGAAAAGATAGATGCGATGACAGTACTGATGCAGTGCCAGACCGGAAAGCCGTTTGAATTCAACGAACGTCTCGTTTCCATCGTATCCGTGATAAAACTGACCGTATCAGAATATACAGGAAAACGGCGCCCTGTAAAAAGACCGGGTGAGACTGAAGAGTGCCAGAATGGTCATATGTAA
- the asnB gene encoding asparagine synthase (glutamine-hydrolyzing) has product MCGIAGFCDYTEDYQRVGSNWLPVLKKMNRVLKHRGPDEDGIFIERHCALAHVRLSILDLAGGHQPMTRCEGLGKCTISYNGEIYNMPELRGELLADGIKLSTTSDTEVILAGYMRYGWEYVKRLNGIFSFAIWDGRTDKLLLFRDRAGVKPLFYCKKKHSLIFSSEIKGILQYPGMDAVLDREGLCEIFGLGPAKSYGKGVLKGIEELLPGHFMEYDRSGMRTHCYWKLVSQPHTDSYEKTVEKTAWLVTDAVRSQMLSDVPVCTFLSGGVDSSLVTAICARECERQGKVLDTFSFDFKDNDKNFKANSFQPSQDRPYVDQMVDFAGTRHRYLECTNRDLYEHLFEAVDARDLPCMADVESSMLYFCRQVAQYDKVTLTGECADEIFGGYPWFHKQECFDADIFPWSMDFEMRRMLLKDEVLRELPLEEYAKAAYQKTVDETPVLPGENAREARRREISYLNLKWFMQTLLDRMDRTSMHSGLEARVPFADHRIIEYVWNVPWDMKCRGGVVKGLLRAAGEEVLPHEILYRKKSPYPKTYDPDYEHLLKSRLMEVMSDSNAPLTALIDRKKAEAFIQTPSDYGRPFYGQLMAGPQLIAYLLQINYWLEHYRIRMV; this is encoded by the coding sequence ATGTGTGGAATTGCAGGTTTTTGTGATTATACGGAGGACTATCAGAGAGTCGGCAGCAATTGGCTGCCGGTTCTCAAAAAAATGAATCGGGTCTTAAAACATCGCGGTCCGGATGAGGACGGTATCTTTATTGAACGGCACTGTGCTCTCGCACATGTGCGGCTGTCCATCCTGGATCTTGCCGGAGGCCATCAGCCGATGACAAGGTGTGAAGGCCTGGGAAAATGTACGATATCATATAATGGTGAAATCTATAATATGCCAGAGCTCCGGGGAGAATTACTGGCTGACGGAATAAAATTGTCTACGACAAGTGACACGGAAGTGATACTTGCCGGTTATATGCGTTACGGATGGGAATATGTAAAACGGCTGAATGGCATCTTTTCATTTGCCATCTGGGACGGGCGGACAGACAAACTGCTGTTATTCCGGGACCGCGCGGGGGTAAAACCCTTATTTTACTGCAAAAAGAAACATTCGCTGATATTCTCGTCGGAGATCAAGGGGATACTGCAGTATCCCGGTATGGACGCCGTGCTCGACAGGGAGGGGCTCTGTGAAATCTTCGGGCTTGGTCCGGCAAAGTCGTATGGAAAAGGAGTATTGAAAGGGATAGAGGAACTGCTGCCGGGACATTTCATGGAGTATGACAGAAGCGGCATGAGGACACATTGTTATTGGAAGCTGGTCAGCCAGCCGCATACGGACAGCTACGAAAAGACAGTTGAAAAGACGGCGTGGCTGGTGACAGATGCCGTTCGGAGCCAGATGCTTTCTGATGTTCCTGTCTGTACATTCCTATCCGGAGGGGTGGACAGCAGTCTGGTGACGGCGATCTGTGCCAGAGAATGTGAAAGACAGGGGAAAGTCCTGGACACATTTTCATTTGATTTTAAGGATAATGACAAGAATTTCAAGGCCAATTCCTTCCAGCCGTCCCAGGACCGGCCGTATGTTGATCAGATGGTGGATTTCGCCGGGACGAGACACCGTTACCTTGAATGTACAAACCGGGACCTGTATGAGCATCTGTTCGAGGCGGTGGATGCCAGAGACCTCCCGTGTATGGCTGATGTGGAATCTTCCATGCTGTATTTCTGCCGTCAGGTGGCACAGTATGATAAAGTCACACTGACCGGAGAATGTGCGGATGAGATATTCGGCGGGTATCCGTGGTTTCATAAACAAGAGTGCTTTGATGCGGATATATTTCCATGGTCCATGGATTTTGAAATGCGGCGGATGCTGCTGAAAGATGAAGTGCTTCGGGAACTTCCTCTGGAGGAATATGCAAAAGCGGCTTATCAGAAGACGGTAGACGAGACACCTGTGCTGCCGGGGGAAAACGCCCGGGAGGCACGGAGGCGTGAGATTTCTTATCTGAATCTAAAGTGGTTTATGCAGACGCTGCTCGATCGGATGGACCGTACCAGCATGCATTCAGGGCTTGAGGCCAGGGTACCTTTTGCAGACCACCGGATCATAGAGTATGTTTGGAATGTACCGTGGGATATGAAGTGCCGGGGCGGAGTGGTAAAAGGACTGCTCAGGGCAGCGGGTGAGGAAGTTCTTCCGCATGAGATCCTGTATCGGAAAAAAAGTCCATATCCCAAGACATATGACCCTGATTATGAACATCTTCTGAAAAGCCGGCTGATGGAAGTTATGTCAGATTCGAATGCCCCGCTTACGGCACTGATTGACAGGAAAAAGGCTGAGGCGTTTATTCAGACTCCGTCGGACTATGGAAGACCGTTTTACGGACAGCTGATGGCAGGGCCGCAGCTCATCGCGTATCTGCTGCAGATCAATTACTGGCTGGAACATTACCGGATCAGAATGGTTTGA
- a CDS encoding dipicolinate synthase subunit B produces the protein MELKGKKVGVAITGSFCTLDKIFAELGNLVEEGADVVTVFSDAVQTTDSRFGKAEDFMEKAERITGKPPILCIRDAEPIGPRSLLDVLVIFPCTGNTLAKLANGITDTPVLMAAKAHLRNNKPLVISISTNDALGMNMKNIGLLLNAKNIFFVPFGQDNPRKKANSLIAHTEMLIPTLQLALENEQYQPILEAF, from the coding sequence ATGGAATTAAAGGGTAAGAAGGTCGGTGTTGCGATCACAGGTTCGTTCTGTACTCTGGATAAAATTTTTGCGGAACTTGGAAATCTTGTGGAGGAAGGGGCAGACGTGGTGACTGTTTTTTCGGATGCGGTTCAGACCACCGACAGCCGTTTTGGAAAAGCCGAAGATTTTATGGAAAAGGCGGAAAGAATCACTGGAAAGCCGCCGATCCTGTGTATTCGGGATGCAGAGCCCATCGGTCCGAGAAGTCTGCTGGATGTTCTGGTGATTTTTCCGTGTACAGGAAATACTCTTGCAAAACTGGCAAATGGTATCACAGACACACCTGTTCTTATGGCGGCAAAAGCGCATCTCAGAAATAATAAACCGCTCGTTATTTCAATCTCGACGAATGATGCACTCGGCATGAATATGAAGAATATCGGACTTCTTCTCAATGCAAAAAATATTTTCTTTGTCCCATTCGGGCAGGATAATCCCCGCAAGAAGGCGAATTCATTGATTGCCCATACAGAAATGTTGATCCCTACTCTACAGCTTGCACTGGAAAATGAGCAGTATCAACCGATATTGGAGGCATTTTAA
- a CDS encoding dipicolinate synthase subunit DpsA translates to MTLFDIAVIGGDSRLVYMADALKKIGYSVICYGTFDTGSDMASAVKAGSLAEALSCSKCVAGGIPFSRNNSICAGVECLDLELPVLYQNAAGMEALFGGLITEEVREYCEQQGICCCDYMKDEALSIFNAVPTAEGAILDAMKNHPAALHGSGCLILGYGRCAKVLAEKLKGLSAEVTVCCRSEQQRAAAQASGLTAEPLERLPKIIQGKTFIFNTVPGMVLEEESLVRTDADVLIIDIASGKGGVDFECARKLKRKTMLVPGLPGRYAPQTSGEGYAAYIDRQLRMMHILAPEGENSNSVGRKEVWN, encoded by the coding sequence GTGACTTTATTTGATATAGCTGTAATCGGGGGTGATTCCCGTCTGGTGTATATGGCGGATGCACTGAAAAAAATTGGTTATTCAGTCATCTGCTACGGGACATTTGACACAGGAAGTGATATGGCTTCTGCCGTGAAGGCAGGCAGCCTGGCAGAAGCGTTGAGCTGTTCGAAATGTGTAGCCGGGGGAATTCCATTTTCAAGAAATAACAGTATCTGTGCAGGTGTGGAATGTCTGGATCTGGAACTGCCTGTACTTTATCAGAATGCTGCCGGAATGGAGGCGTTGTTTGGCGGTTTGATCACGGAGGAAGTCAGGGAATACTGTGAGCAGCAGGGGATCTGCTGCTGTGATTATATGAAGGATGAGGCATTGTCGATTTTTAATGCCGTACCCACAGCGGAAGGTGCCATCCTGGATGCGATGAAAAACCACCCTGCAGCCTTGCATGGCAGCGGGTGCCTGATTCTGGGGTATGGAAGATGTGCAAAAGTACTGGCAGAAAAGCTGAAAGGACTTTCAGCAGAGGTAACCGTATGCTGCAGAAGTGAACAGCAGAGAGCTGCCGCACAGGCATCGGGGCTTACTGCCGAACCGTTGGAGCGCCTTCCAAAAATCATACAGGGGAAAACATTTATCTTTAATACAGTGCCGGGGATGGTGCTGGAAGAGGAGAGCCTGGTGAGAACGGATGCAGATGTCCTGATCATAGATATTGCATCCGGGAAAGGCGGGGTGGACTTTGAGTGTGCAAGGAAGCTGAAACGAAAGACCATGCTGGTGCCCGGACTTCCGGGCCGGTACGCACCGCAGACATCCGGCGAGGGGTATGCGGCGTACATTGACAGACAGCTCAGGATGATGCATATATTGGCGCCTGAAGGAGAGAATAGTAATAGTGTTGGAAGGAAAGAAGTATGGAATTAA
- a CDS encoding sporulation initiation factor Spo0A C-terminal domain-containing protein, with translation MKKINNLIHALGIHATYRGYHYLCYALQLCLEDENYILFVWKWLYSDIAAHYGKSRSSVEHALRTVVAACWNYGNRNLLHKIAGYQLEQCPTVGEFISILVHYLESQEED, from the coding sequence ATGAAAAAAATCAATAATCTGATCCACGCGCTTGGCATACATGCAACATACCGTGGTTACCATTATTTATGTTATGCACTGCAGCTCTGCCTTGAAGATGAAAATTACATCCTTTTCGTCTGGAAATGGCTTTACAGCGATATCGCTGCTCACTATGGCAAGAGCCGCTCCAGCGTTGAACATGCTTTGCGCACTGTTGTCGCAGCATGCTGGAATTACGGCAACAGAAATCTTCTGCATAAGATCGCCGGTTATCAGCTGGAGCAGTGCCCCACCGTCGGAGAATTCATCTCAATTCTGGTCCATTATCTGGAATCACAGGAAGAAGACTGA
- a CDS encoding response regulator, translated as MWRKKRIANSFQEDADAAFAAGMTEFVPKPVDLQHSEESSIVRG; from the coding sequence GTGTGGAGGAAAAAGCGGATTGCAAATTCGTTCCAGGAAGACGCAGATGCGGCTTTTGCTGCCGGAATGACGGAGTTTGTTCCGAAGCCTGTCGATCTGCAGCATTCTGAAGAATCTTCTATAGTCCGGGGGTAA
- a CDS encoding HAD family hydrolase yields the protein MIKAVFIDYTGTTVKEDGEEIREVVRRVCQNSDLHDPQAVLALWWKLMKQYEENSCGENYLTEDEIVDKILQILTEQIHLKENLRELHELIRAFWVCAPAFPDAREFFDLCPVPIYMISNNGIEYVTKSMEDKQLRPAGIICAGMVRACKPHRELFDKALEVSGCNADEVLHIGDSYGSDVLGARAAGIRPVLVQRTKGKSYDDVMVVHDLSEVLPLIDGEESV from the coding sequence ATGATAAAAGCAGTATTTATAGATTACACGGGAACGACGGTGAAGGAGGACGGTGAAGAAATCAGAGAGGTAGTAAGACGTGTGTGTCAGAACAGTGACCTGCATGATCCTCAGGCCGTTCTGGCGCTCTGGTGGAAACTTATGAAACAGTATGAGGAGAATAGCTGTGGGGAAAATTATCTGACGGAAGATGAGATTGTTGATAAGATCCTGCAAATCCTTACCGAGCAAATTCATCTGAAAGAAAATCTGAGGGAACTGCATGAACTGATTCGTGCATTCTGGGTATGTGCCCCGGCGTTCCCGGATGCAAGAGAGTTTTTCGATCTATGCCCGGTGCCAATCTATATGATCAGCAATAACGGGATCGAGTATGTAACGAAGAGCATGGAAGATAAGCAGCTTCGGCCGGCGGGCATAATCTGCGCAGGCATGGTCCGTGCCTGCAAACCGCACCGGGAGCTGTTCGATAAGGCGCTGGAGGTAAGCGGGTGCAATGCGGATGAGGTGCTGCATATCGGTGATTCCTACGGCTCTGATGTGCTGGGTGCCAGAGCGGCAGGGATACGGCCTGTTCTCGTACAAAGAACGAAGGGAAAATCATACGATGACGTTATGGTAGTGCATGACTTGTCAGAGGTTCTGCCTTTGATTGACGGGGAGGAATCCGTATGA